Proteins encoded together in one Pirellulales bacterium window:
- a CDS encoding HAD hydrolase family protein, whose amino-acid sequence MTLQQRAAPIELMLSDVDGVLTDGSVVFDNQGIELKKFHITDGLGIQIWRKAGYRFGMITGRSSHIVRLRAAELGVELVRQGVEDKLTVVQQVVAELGLKLQQVCFIGDDLPDLAVVQQVGLGIAVADGCEELRRAAHYVTRRAGGRGAVREAIEMILKAQGRWDDFVQKYQGRPE is encoded by the coding sequence ATGACGCTGCAACAACGGGCCGCCCCGATCGAATTGATGCTTTCCGACGTCGACGGAGTGCTGACCGACGGCAGCGTCGTGTTCGACAACCAGGGAATCGAACTCAAGAAATTTCACATCACCGATGGTTTGGGAATCCAGATTTGGCGCAAGGCCGGCTATCGGTTCGGAATGATCACCGGCCGTTCGTCGCACATCGTGCGGCTACGGGCGGCGGAATTGGGGGTTGAATTAGTTCGCCAAGGCGTGGAAGACAAACTGACGGTCGTGCAGCAAGTTGTCGCCGAGCTTGGGCTCAAGCTGCAACAGGTTTGCTTTATCGGGGACGATTTGCCCGATTTGGCGGTCGTGCAGCAAGTGGGCCTGGGCATCGCGGTCGCCGATGGCTGCGAGGAACTACGGCGAGCGGCACATTACGTCACTCGCCGCGCCGGCGGTCGCGGCGCGGTTCGCGAAGCGATCGAAATGATTTTGAAGGCCCAAGGGCGCTGGGACGACTTCGTCCAAAAGTATCAAGGCCGGCCCGAGTAG